From a single Nissabacter sp. SGAir0207 genomic region:
- a CDS encoding DeoR/GlpR family DNA-binding transcription regulator, with product MNSYERRNRIIELVNQQESVLVTDLSSAFDVSEVTIRADLRLLEEKGQVMRFHGGAARPPAGQQSEAEIQEVVLEDRYRLAKDPKKRIAQAAAAMVQPGDTLILDSGSTTMLIAEELASHRDITIITNNLPAAFMLSDNREITLVVCGGTLRHKTRSLHGALAENALQGISANLMFVGADGFDMHNGITTFNEGYSISGVMAEAAERVIVVTDASKFGRRGFNQVLPLAKINGIITDEGISADDRQTLAQCDIELTIV from the coding sequence ATGAACTCTTATGAAAGGCGTAACAGAATTATCGAGCTGGTCAATCAACAAGAGAGCGTGTTGGTGACCGATCTTTCTTCTGCTTTCGATGTCTCCGAGGTGACGATCCGCGCGGATCTTCGCCTGTTGGAGGAGAAGGGGCAGGTGATGCGTTTCCACGGCGGGGCAGCCCGGCCGCCAGCTGGGCAACAGAGTGAGGCGGAGATTCAGGAAGTGGTTCTGGAGGATCGCTATAGGCTGGCCAAGGATCCCAAGAAACGCATTGCCCAGGCTGCGGCGGCTATGGTGCAGCCGGGTGATACCCTCATTCTGGATAGCGGCAGCACGACCATGCTGATTGCCGAGGAGCTGGCAAGTCACCGCGACATCACCATCATCACCAATAACCTGCCGGCGGCCTTTATGTTGTCAGATAACCGGGAAATCACGCTAGTGGTCTGTGGCGGCACCCTGCGCCATAAGACGCGATCCCTGCATGGGGCATTGGCGGAAAATGCCCTGCAAGGCATCTCGGCCAACCTGATGTTTGTGGGGGCGGATGGCTTCGATATGCACAATGGCATCACCACCTTTAATGAGGGTTACTCCATCAGTGGCGTCATGGCAGAAGCGGCGGAGCGGGTCATTGTGGTCACGGATGCGTCGAAATTTGGGCGACGGGGATTCAATCAAGTACTGCCGCTGGCGAAGATCAACGGCATCATTACGGATGAGGGGATCAGTGCTGACGACCGTCAGACGCTCGCACAGTGTGATATTGAGTTAACCATCGTCTGA
- the gatZ gene encoding tagatose-bisphosphate aldolase subunit GatZ — protein sequence MKDVILQHKRDGQAGICSVCSAHPWVIEAALRFDLSSGQKVLIEATSNQVNQFGGYTGQMPEDFRQGVLSIAERVGFPSERLILGGDHLGPNCWQHEPAEVAMQKAETLIAAYVSAGFSKIHLDASMSCADDPTPLPPAVVAERAARLCRVAERVATPAQKQRLTYVIGTEVPVPGGEASAIEEVHITRPSDAAETLRLHEVAFRQAGLEEAIPRIIALVVQPGVEFDHSRVIPYQPEAAQSLSRFIADTPLVYEAHSTDYQTPQAYRQLVQDHYAILKVGPALTFALREAVFALAQMEQTLVAPEQRSQIREVIDQVMLDEPHYWKKYYHPTFSKALVDLHFSLSDRIRYYWSHARIQAALAQLIGNLEQTPLPLGLLSQYLPHQFQRIMAGTLEAMPHTLIIDKIQDVLRAYRYGCLPQATEWEAEADATL from the coding sequence ATGAAAGACGTCATCCTACAACATAAACGTGATGGTCAGGCGGGGATCTGTTCAGTCTGCTCAGCACACCCTTGGGTCATTGAAGCTGCCCTGCGTTTTGATTTGAGCAGTGGGCAGAAAGTGTTGATTGAAGCCACCTCCAATCAGGTCAACCAATTTGGTGGCTACACCGGTCAGATGCCGGAGGATTTTCGCCAAGGGGTGCTCAGCATTGCCGAACGCGTAGGTTTCCCTTCGGAGCGCCTGATTCTGGGCGGCGATCACCTTGGCCCGAACTGTTGGCAACATGAGCCGGCAGAAGTCGCGATGCAAAAGGCGGAGACCCTGATTGCCGCCTATGTCAGCGCCGGATTCAGCAAAATCCATCTGGATGCCTCCATGTCCTGTGCCGATGATCCCACCCCGCTGCCCCCTGCGGTGGTGGCCGAGCGGGCGGCGCGACTCTGCCGGGTGGCGGAACGTGTTGCGACACCGGCTCAAAAGCAGCGGCTTACCTATGTCATCGGCACCGAGGTGCCCGTGCCGGGTGGCGAGGCCAGCGCCATTGAAGAGGTGCATATCACCCGCCCCAGCGATGCCGCCGAAACCCTGCGCCTGCATGAGGTTGCCTTCCGGCAAGCGGGTCTGGAGGAGGCCATCCCACGGATTATTGCCTTGGTGGTGCAGCCCGGCGTTGAGTTCGATCACTCCCGCGTCATTCCCTACCAGCCGGAGGCCGCCCAGTCGCTCTCCCGCTTCATTGCCGACACGCCACTGGTTTATGAGGCCCACTCCACGGACTACCAGACGCCACAGGCCTACCGCCAGTTGGTGCAGGATCACTATGCCATCCTCAAGGTGGGGCCAGCGCTGACCTTCGCCCTGCGTGAGGCGGTGTTTGCCTTGGCGCAGATGGAACAGACGTTGGTGGCACCAGAACAGCGCAGCCAGATCCGGGAGGTGATTGATCAGGTGATGCTGGATGAGCCGCACTACTGGAAGAAGTACTACCACCCTACCTTCAGCAAGGCGTTGGTTGACCTGCACTTCAGCCTGTCAGATCGCATCCGCTACTACTGGTCACATGCCCGCATTCAGGCGGCGCTGGCCCAGCTGATTGGCAACCTTGAACAGACGCCGCTGCCGTTGGGCCTGCTCAGCCAATACCTGCCGCACCAATTCCAACGGATTATGGCGGGCACGTTGGAAGCCATGCCGCATACGCTGATCATCGACAAAATCCAGGATGTGTTGCGCGCTTACCGTTATGGCTGCTTGCCACAGGCCACCGAATGGGAGGCTGAAGCTGATGCAACCCTGTGA
- the gatA gene encoding PTS galactitol transporter subunit IIA → MQPCDLFIKTQIDFADAETALRHIGQQMLAQGVVKASYPEALLAREAEFPTGIALERHAVAIPHCSAEHACRPALYLIRPTAPVPFQQADDACLVAVSLIIALIVTDPQQQLVLLRTLFSQLQEPGFLDALLSVPDDELGAYFARHLFVPCPASDLQQKQPQGVVL, encoded by the coding sequence ATGCAACCCTGTGATCTCTTCATCAAGACCCAGATTGACTTTGCCGACGCGGAAACCGCGCTGCGCCATATCGGCCAGCAGATGCTGGCGCAGGGGGTGGTGAAAGCCAGTTACCCGGAGGCTTTGCTGGCGCGCGAGGCGGAGTTCCCTACCGGCATCGCTCTGGAGCGCCATGCGGTCGCCATTCCGCACTGTAGCGCCGAACATGCCTGCCGCCCGGCCCTCTACCTGATCCGCCCGACGGCGCCAGTGCCGTTCCAGCAGGCCGATGATGCCTGTTTGGTGGCTGTCTCGCTGATCATTGCGCTGATTGTCACTGACCCGCAGCAACAGTTGGTTCTGCTGCGCACGCTGTTCAGCCAGTTACAGGAGCCTGGCTTCCTGGACGCGCTGCTCTCTGTACCCGATGACGAGCTGGGGGCGTACTTCGCCCGCCATCTGTTCGTCCCCTGCCCTGCCTCTGATCTTCAACAAAAACAACCGCAAGGAGTTGTCCTATGA
- the gatB gene encoding PTS galactitol transporter subunit IIB, whose product MKRKIIVACGGAVATSTLAAEEIKELCAEHHIQLDLVQCRVTEIETYMDGADLICTTARVDRTFGDIPVVHGMPFVSGVGIEELKQKILALLEE is encoded by the coding sequence ATGAAAAGAAAAATCATTGTTGCCTGTGGGGGCGCCGTGGCGACCTCAACCCTGGCTGCGGAAGAGATAAAAGAGCTGTGCGCCGAACACCATATCCAGCTTGATCTGGTGCAGTGCCGCGTGACGGAAATCGAAACCTACATGGATGGCGCTGACCTGATCTGCACCACGGCCAGGGTCGATCGCACATTCGGTGACATCCCGGTGGTACATGGTATGCCCTTCGTTTCTGGCGTCGGCATTGAAGAGCTGAAACAGAAGATACTGGCCCTGTTGGAGGAGTAG
- a CDS encoding PTS galactitol transporter subunit IIC, with amino-acid sequence MFTDIMRYILDLGPTVMLPIVIMLFSLLLGMKLGEAFKSGIHIGIGFVGIGLVIGLMLDSIGPAAKAMAEQFDINLQVVDIGWPGSSPMTWASQIALVAIPIAIGVNILMLVTRMTRVVNVDIWNIWHMTFTGALVHIATGSYWLAILGVVVHAAFVYKLGDWFAKDTRDFFALEGIAIPHGSSAYLGPIAVLVDTLIERVPGLNKIHFSADDVQKRFGPFGEPVTVGFVMGLLIGLLAGYDVKGVLQLAVKTAAVMLLMPRVIKPIMDGLTPIARQARKKLQAKFGGQEFLIGLDPALLLGHTSVVSASLIFIPLTILVAVVTPGNQVLPFGDLATIGFFVAMAVAVHQGNLFRTLISGTLIMGITLWIATQTIPLHTQLAANAGTLKASGGLVASMDQGGSPITYLLIELLTWQNVTGLLVIGAIYLAGVLLTWRRARNATRATAELAKTTAEKPTAL; translated from the coding sequence ATGTTCACTGACATCATGCGCTATATCCTCGATTTGGGGCCGACGGTGATGCTGCCTATCGTGATCATGCTCTTTTCGCTGTTGCTGGGCATGAAACTGGGCGAGGCCTTTAAATCCGGTATCCACATCGGCATTGGGTTTGTCGGCATCGGACTGGTGATTGGGCTGATGCTCGACTCCATCGGCCCGGCGGCGAAAGCGATGGCGGAGCAATTCGACATCAACTTGCAGGTCGTGGACATCGGCTGGCCCGGCTCCTCGCCGATGACCTGGGCTTCGCAAATTGCTCTGGTGGCGATTCCGATTGCGATTGGCGTCAATATCCTGATGCTGGTCACCCGCATGACCCGGGTGGTCAATGTCGATATCTGGAATATCTGGCACATGACCTTTACCGGCGCGCTGGTACACATCGCGACAGGCTCCTACTGGCTGGCGATTCTGGGGGTCGTGGTACATGCCGCCTTTGTCTACAAGCTGGGGGATTGGTTCGCCAAGGACACCCGTGACTTCTTCGCTTTGGAGGGGATCGCCATTCCGCACGGCTCCTCAGCCTACCTTGGGCCGATTGCCGTGTTGGTGGATACCCTGATTGAGCGGGTGCCGGGCCTGAACAAGATCCACTTTAGCGCCGATGACGTGCAAAAACGCTTTGGCCCCTTTGGCGAACCCGTCACCGTCGGCTTCGTGATGGGGCTGCTGATTGGCCTGCTGGCTGGCTATGACGTGAAGGGCGTGCTGCAACTGGCGGTCAAGACTGCCGCCGTCATGCTGCTGATGCCACGCGTTATCAAGCCGATCATGGATGGCCTGACCCCGATTGCCCGTCAGGCACGCAAAAAGTTGCAGGCGAAATTTGGCGGACAGGAGTTCCTTATCGGTCTTGACCCGGCGCTGCTGCTCGGCCACACCTCGGTGGTCTCCGCCAGCCTGATCTTCATTCCGCTGACCATTCTGGTGGCGGTAGTGACGCCGGGAAATCAGGTTCTGCCGTTTGGCGATCTGGCGACGATTGGCTTCTTCGTCGCGATGGCGGTGGCGGTGCATCAGGGCAACCTGTTCCGCACGCTAATCTCCGGCACGCTGATCATGGGTATCACCCTCTGGATCGCCACCCAGACCATCCCGCTCCACACTCAGCTGGCCGCCAATGCTGGCACGCTGAAAGCAAGCGGTGGACTGGTCGCCTCGATGGATCAGGGTGGTTCACCCATCACCTACTTGCTGATTGAACTGCTGACCTGGCAGAACGTGACCGGCCTGTTAGTGATTGGCGCGATCTACCTGGCGGGCGTCCTGCTCACTTGGCGACGGGCGCGTAACGCCACCCGCGCCACGGCCGAGCTTGCAAAAACTACCGCTGAAAAACCCACAGCCCTTTAA
- the gatD gene encoding galactitol-1-phosphate 5-dehydrogenase: protein MKAVVIHNDGAVRVEEQPQPTLTHPDEVLVRVAYSGLCGSDIPRIFSGGAHFYPITLGHEFSGEVVACGAEVTDLQVGDAVACVPLQPCFACEACQRHLYSQCCHYQFIGSRSAGGHAEYVVVRRVNLFRLPAGTTLLQGAFFEPITVGLHALNLAGGCEGKHVVVIGAGTIGQLAIQCARALGAASVTALDIVPQQLELAQISGATHLCNSTLLSTKEIAEQLHERRFDQLILETAGTPQTVALALEIAGPSAQVALVGTVHREITLTPSQFGQILRKELTLIGSWMNYSAAWPGMEWQQASTLFQQQALNLAPLIAHVGDAEAFASQVSALQGRPMQGKLLLGFASH from the coding sequence ATGAAAGCAGTTGTCATTCATAACGATGGTGCGGTACGGGTTGAGGAGCAGCCACAACCGACGCTCACCCACCCCGATGAGGTGCTGGTGCGCGTGGCGTACTCCGGGTTGTGCGGCTCAGACATTCCACGCATTTTTTCCGGGGGCGCGCACTTCTACCCCATCACCCTGGGGCATGAGTTCAGCGGTGAAGTGGTGGCCTGCGGCGCGGAGGTTACGGACTTGCAGGTCGGCGACGCGGTGGCCTGTGTACCGCTGCAACCCTGCTTTGCCTGTGAGGCATGTCAGCGCCACCTCTACTCCCAGTGCTGCCACTACCAGTTCATCGGTTCGCGTTCGGCCGGGGGCCATGCGGAATATGTGGTGGTACGGCGGGTGAATCTGTTCCGGCTGCCGGCAGGCACAACCCTGTTGCAGGGCGCTTTTTTCGAACCCATCACCGTGGGACTACATGCGCTCAATTTGGCTGGCGGCTGCGAAGGCAAACATGTGGTGGTAATAGGCGCGGGCACCATCGGCCAGCTGGCGATCCAATGCGCCCGGGCGCTGGGCGCGGCGTCAGTGACTGCCCTTGATATCGTCCCGCAACAGCTGGAGCTGGCGCAGATCTCTGGCGCCACCCACCTCTGCAACAGCACCCTGCTGAGCACCAAGGAGATCGCTGAACAGCTGCACGAGCGCCGTTTTGACCAGCTGATTCTGGAGACTGCTGGCACCCCACAAACCGTGGCGCTGGCGCTGGAGATTGCCGGGCCGAGCGCGCAGGTGGCACTGGTCGGCACGGTGCACCGGGAGATCACCCTGACGCCTTCGCAGTTCGGCCAGATCCTGCGCAAGGAGCTAACGCTGATTGGCAGTTGGATGAACTACTCGGCAGCCTGGCCGGGCATGGAGTGGCAACAGGCCAGCACCCTGTTCCAACAGCAGGCGCTTAACCTCGCGCCATTGATTGCCCATGTCGGCGATGCCGAAGCCTTTGCCAGTCAGGTCAGCGCCCTACAGGGTCGGCCAATGCAGGGCAAGTTGCTGTTGGGCTTTGCTTCCCACTGA
- a CDS encoding tagatose bisphosphate family class II aldolase, which yields MYLIPTREMLKKAQREGYAVPAFNIHNLETIQVVTETAARLNSPVILAGTPGTFTYAGVGYLVALCRQAAQKLKRPLALHLDHHEELADIKHKVCAGVRSVMIDASHGPFEQNITTVAAAVRFCHRYEVSVEAELGRLGGQEDDLQVAEKESFFTDPHSVAGYIARTGIDSLAVAIGSAHCLYDGEPQLDFERLAQIRSQTETPLVLHGASGIPDVMVRRAIANGICKVNVATELKIAFADAVKTYFIAHPQANDPRHYLQPAKEAMQRVVEEKIIMCGSADKL from the coding sequence ATGTATTTAATACCCACCCGGGAGATGCTCAAAAAGGCACAGCGCGAGGGCTACGCGGTGCCTGCTTTTAATATCCACAATCTGGAGACCATCCAAGTGGTGACAGAAACTGCCGCCCGGCTCAACTCACCGGTGATTCTGGCTGGCACGCCCGGCACCTTTACCTATGCGGGGGTTGGTTATCTGGTGGCCCTCTGCCGACAGGCCGCGCAGAAACTGAAACGCCCCTTGGCGCTGCATTTGGATCATCATGAGGAGTTGGCTGACATTAAGCATAAGGTGTGTGCCGGTGTGCGTTCAGTGATGATCGACGCCTCCCACGGGCCCTTTGAGCAGAACATCACGACCGTGGCGGCGGCGGTGCGTTTTTGCCATCGCTATGAGGTGAGCGTTGAGGCAGAGCTGGGTCGGCTGGGGGGCCAGGAAGATGATCTTCAGGTCGCGGAGAAGGAGAGTTTCTTTACCGATCCGCACAGTGTCGCGGGGTATATCGCGCGCACCGGCATTGACTCACTGGCCGTCGCCATCGGTTCGGCACATTGCCTGTATGACGGGGAGCCACAGCTTGATTTTGAGCGGCTGGCGCAGATCCGTAGCCAGACAGAGACGCCACTGGTGCTGCATGGGGCGTCAGGCATTCCAGACGTTATGGTCAGGCGAGCGATTGCCAACGGGATTTGCAAAGTCAATGTGGCCACTGAGTTGAAAATCGCCTTTGCTGATGCGGTGAAAACCTACTTCATCGCTCATCCGCAGGCCAACGATCCCCGCCACTATCTACAACCCGCCAAAGAGGCCATGCAACGGGTAGTAGAGGAGAAAATCATCATGTGCGGCAGTGCCGATAAGCTTTGA
- a CDS encoding LysE family translocator, which yields MESEWLALLSISGVIALGAMTPGQSFILVARVTMASSLREGIAAAAGMGVGCALFALIALLGLHTLLLAVPWLYTALKIAGGVYLLYLAMKMLLGSRSTAVASPSSEAPANVWRAFRLGLVTQISNPNTAVVFGSVFVAFLHQQIAGWMFLVLPALAFTIDFVWYALVACLLATPAPRAFYLSCRRGFDRTAGTVMALLGLKLILQR from the coding sequence ATGGAAAGTGAATGGTTAGCTCTGTTATCTATCAGCGGTGTCATTGCGCTCGGTGCTATGACGCCAGGGCAAAGTTTTATTCTGGTGGCACGTGTCACCATGGCCTCTTCCTTACGTGAAGGCATTGCTGCGGCGGCAGGCATGGGGGTAGGGTGTGCGCTCTTTGCGTTGATCGCCTTGCTAGGGCTGCATACCTTGCTACTGGCCGTCCCTTGGTTGTATACCGCGCTTAAAATTGCCGGGGGTGTTTATCTGCTCTATCTGGCGATGAAAATGTTGCTGGGCAGCCGCTCCACAGCGGTGGCTTCCCCGTCCTCTGAGGCACCGGCCAATGTCTGGCGTGCCTTTCGGCTTGGGTTGGTTACGCAAATCAGTAACCCTAATACCGCTGTTGTTTTCGGCAGCGTATTTGTCGCTTTCCTTCACCAGCAGATCGCTGGCTGGATGTTTCTGGTACTGCCGGCTCTGGCCTTTACCATCGATTTTGTCTGGTATGCGCTGGTGGCCTGCTTGCTGGCAACCCCGGCGCCGCGTGCTTTCTATCTCTCATGCCGACGTGGTTTTGACCGTACGGCGGGCACCGTCATGGCATTGCTGGGCCTCAAGCTGATTTTACAGCGCTGA
- a CDS encoding LysR family transcriptional regulator: MELRHLHYFIVLAEKLHFGAAAEKLGISVPTLSVQIRQLEETVGVELFVRTKRSVSLTQAGSLFLVEAKATLAQADRAMEIGRLASRGEVGHLGLGYVSSALWSGILSKLLSQFRKATANVTITPREYPMNELPIMVSEGKLDVAFIRSPMRLPDDIKSLHIQQDIFCVALPAGHPLAARQQPIEPVELRNEKFILPEQPHGTVEVSRRGGFKVKRSESPGSLVDVLSRVSFNEGVAVVPDVLSNTVFLPEVVYRPLASPAIPSEINIIYRKWERSPTVIHFIDFTKALFTP; this comes from the coding sequence ATGGAACTCAGGCATCTTCACTACTTTATCGTTCTGGCGGAAAAGCTCCATTTTGGCGCTGCGGCGGAAAAGCTCGGCATCTCGGTGCCTACCCTGTCGGTGCAAATTCGCCAATTGGAAGAAACGGTAGGCGTAGAGTTGTTCGTTCGTACCAAGCGCAGTGTCAGCCTGACTCAGGCCGGCAGTTTGTTCTTGGTGGAGGCGAAAGCCACGCTGGCACAGGCGGATCGGGCGATGGAGATTGGCCGGCTGGCCAGCCGTGGCGAGGTGGGGCATCTGGGGCTGGGCTACGTCAGCTCCGCGCTCTGGTCTGGTATTCTGAGTAAGTTGTTGTCGCAATTCAGGAAGGCAACGGCCAATGTCACCATTACGCCGCGCGAATACCCGATGAATGAGTTGCCTATCATGGTCAGCGAGGGAAAGCTGGACGTCGCCTTTATCCGCAGCCCGATGCGGCTACCAGATGATATAAAAAGCCTTCATATTCAGCAGGATATTTTTTGCGTAGCGCTGCCAGCGGGCCATCCACTGGCGGCACGCCAGCAGCCAATTGAACCTGTGGAGTTACGCAATGAAAAATTTATCCTGCCGGAACAGCCGCATGGCACGGTAGAGGTGTCGCGGCGCGGCGGCTTTAAGGTTAAGCGCAGTGAAAGCCCCGGCAGCCTGGTGGATGTGCTGTCACGCGTCTCATTCAATGAGGGCGTCGCCGTGGTGCCGGATGTGTTGTCCAATACGGTATTCCTGCCAGAGGTGGTCTATCGCCCGCTGGCGTCGCCCGCCATTCCCTCTGAAATCAACATCATCTACCGAAAGTGGGAGCGCTCGCCCACGGTGATTCACTTTATCGATTTTACCAAAGCGCTATTTACCCCGTGA
- a CDS encoding cytochrome ubiquinol oxidase subunit I produces MFGLDAFHLARIQFAFTVSFHIIFPAITIGLATFLAVLEGMWLKSKNEVYRDLYHFWSKIFAVNFGMGVVSGLVMAYQFGTNWSGFSQFAGSITGPLLTYEVLTAFFLEAGFLGVMLFGWNRVGRGLHFFATCMVALGTIISTFWILASNSWMQTPQGYALQDGLVVPADWMAIVFNPSFPFRLMHMATAAFLASAFFVGASAAWHLLHKNDTPAIRKMFSMALWMALIVSPIQAVLGDMHGLNTLEHQPAKIAAIEGHWENPPNEPTPLILFGIPDMEQEKTKYAVEIPYLGSIILTHSLDKQVPALKTFPKEDRPNSTIVFWSFRIMAGLGMLMVLMGVVSLWLRFKDRLYTSRAFLWFTLMMGPSGLIAILAGWFTTEVGRQPWVVYGLLRTKDAVSAHGDLQMSISLLAFIVVYMSVFGVGYTYLIHLIKKGPQTGEGDHTPEGGPGTKHTPARPLSAVQEPLNQSEEGK; encoded by the coding sequence ATGTTTGGATTAGACGCCTTTCATCTCGCCAGGATACAGTTCGCTTTTACTGTTTCCTTCCATATTATTTTCCCAGCCATCACCATTGGCCTGGCGACGTTCCTTGCCGTTCTGGAAGGGATGTGGCTGAAGTCCAAAAATGAAGTTTATCGCGATCTCTACCACTTCTGGTCCAAGATCTTTGCGGTTAACTTCGGTATGGGTGTGGTTTCCGGTCTGGTGATGGCTTACCAGTTCGGCACCAACTGGAGCGGTTTCTCCCAATTCGCTGGGAGCATCACCGGCCCGTTGCTGACCTATGAAGTACTGACGGCCTTCTTCCTCGAAGCTGGCTTCCTCGGCGTTATGCTGTTTGGCTGGAACCGCGTGGGCCGTGGCCTGCACTTCTTCGCCACCTGCATGGTTGCCCTCGGTACCATCATCTCCACCTTCTGGATCCTGGCTTCCAACAGCTGGATGCAGACGCCGCAGGGCTATGCGCTGCAAGATGGGCTGGTGGTTCCGGCTGACTGGATGGCGATTGTCTTCAACCCGTCCTTCCCGTTCCGCCTGATGCACATGGCAACCGCGGCCTTCCTGGCGAGCGCCTTCTTTGTGGGTGCGTCTGCGGCCTGGCACCTGCTGCACAAAAATGACACCCCGGCAATCCGTAAGATGTTCTCTATGGCGCTGTGGATGGCACTGATTGTCTCCCCGATCCAGGCAGTACTGGGTGACATGCACGGCCTGAACACCCTGGAGCACCAGCCAGCGAAAATCGCTGCGATTGAGGGCCACTGGGAGAACCCGCCGAATGAGCCGACGCCGCTGATCCTGTTCGGCATCCCGGACATGGAGCAGGAGAAGACCAAATACGCCGTGGAAATCCCTTACCTGGGCAGCATCATCCTGACGCACAGCCTGGATAAGCAGGTTCCGGCACTGAAGACCTTCCCGAAAGAAGATCGCCCGAACTCCACCATTGTGTTCTGGTCGTTCCGCATCATGGCCGGCCTCGGCATGTTGATGGTGCTGATGGGCGTGGTCAGCCTGTGGCTGCGTTTCAAGGATCGCCTCTATACCTCGCGCGCCTTCCTGTGGTTCACCCTGATGATGGGCCCATCTGGCCTGATCGCGATTCTGGCAGGTTGGTTCACCACTGAAGTTGGCCGCCAGCCGTGGGTGGTCTATGGCCTGCTGCGCACCAAGGATGCGGTCTCCGCGCACGGTGACCTGCAAATGAGCATCAGCCTGCTGGCGTTCATCGTGGTCTACATGTCGGTATTCGGCGTGGGTTACACCTATCTGATCCACCTGATCAAGAAAGGCCCGCAGACCGGCGAAGGCGACCACACCCCAGAGGGTGGCCCGGGCACCAAACATACCCCTGCACGTCCGCTCTCCGCGGTTCAGGAACCGTTAAACCAATCGGAAGAGGGTAAATAA
- the cydB gene encoding cytochrome d ubiquinol oxidase subunit II yields MGIDLSIIWFTIIVFSTLMYIVMDGFDLGIGILFPFNKDPIERDMMVNTVAPVWDGNETWLVLGGAALYGAFPLAYAVIIDALSIPLTIMLIALIFRGVAFEFRFKATEEHRAFWDKAFIFGSIFATFSQGTVVGAFINGFPVEGRTFAGGAMDWLTPFTLFCGVGLVIAYALLGCTWLIMKTEHGLHRKMSALAKPLVILLLAAIAVISVWTPMAHGAIAARWFTLPNLFYFLPVPVLVLLSAWGLLRSVKRHAHYSPFLLTLALVFLGFTGLGISIWPNIIPPSITIWQAASPPQSQGFMLVGGLLIIPVILTYTFWSYYVFRGKISPDEGYH; encoded by the coding sequence GTGGGTATCGATCTCTCTATTATTTGGTTCACCATCATCGTCTTCTCGACGCTGATGTACATCGTGATGGATGGCTTTGACCTGGGGATTGGTATCCTGTTCCCGTTCAACAAAGATCCAATCGAACGTGACATGATGGTCAACACCGTTGCCCCGGTCTGGGACGGCAACGAAACCTGGCTGGTGCTGGGCGGCGCGGCGCTGTATGGCGCCTTCCCGCTGGCCTACGCGGTGATCATTGATGCGCTGTCGATTCCGCTGACCATCATGCTGATTGCGCTGATCTTCCGTGGCGTGGCCTTCGAGTTCCGCTTCAAGGCGACCGAAGAGCACCGTGCCTTCTGGGACAAAGCGTTCATCTTCGGCTCCATTTTTGCCACCTTCAGCCAGGGTACCGTGGTTGGCGCGTTCATCAACGGCTTCCCGGTTGAAGGCCGCACCTTCGCTGGCGGCGCGATGGACTGGCTGACCCCGTTCACCCTGTTCTGCGGCGTGGGTCTGGTGATTGCCTATGCACTGCTGGGCTGTACCTGGCTGATTATGAAGACCGAGCATGGCCTGCATCGTAAGATGTCGGCGCTGGCGAAACCGCTGGTTATCCTGCTGCTGGCCGCGATTGCTGTGATCAGCGTCTGGACGCCGATGGCGCACGGCGCGATCGCCGCACGCTGGTTCACCCTGCCGAACCTGTTCTACTTCCTGCCGGTGCCGGTACTGGTGCTGCTGTCCGCCTGGGGCCTGCTGCGCAGCGTGAAACGCCACGCGCACTACTCGCCGTTCCTGCTGACGCTGGCGCTGGTGTTCCTTGGCTTCACTGGTCTGGGCATCAGTATCTGGCCGAACATCATTCCGCCAAGCATCACCATCTGGCAGGCGGCTTCCCCGCCGCAGAGCCAGGGCTTCATGCTGGTGGGCGGCCTGCTGATCATTCCGGTGATCCTGACCTACACCTTCTGGAGCTACTACGTGTTCCGTGGGAAGATCAGCCCGGACGAAGGCTACCATTGA
- a CDS encoding DUF2474 domain-containing protein: MIENTQAQAPSPLWKRIAWLVAIYAGSILALGCVATVFRLLMTAAGMRSH; encoded by the coding sequence ATGATTGAGAACACCCAAGCTCAGGCTCCTTCCCCGCTGTGGAAACGTATTGCCTGGCTGGTCGCGATTTACGCCGGCAGTATTCTGGCCCTGGGTTGCGTCGCAACCGTGTTCCGCCTGCTGATGACCGCCGCAGGTATGCGCTCTCACTAA